A region from the Anomaloglossus baeobatrachus isolate aAnoBae1 chromosome 11, aAnoBae1.hap1, whole genome shotgun sequence genome encodes:
- the LOC142256720 gene encoding uncharacterized protein LOC142256720, with protein sequence MDPEVWKWQKKGFKIINNQKGIFVSKMLQENHSKHIPTERLLKNPSNIFLREESVKEEDAIINVNEIANCYFKSPEQGEMVKSCVRQRKTSIFKSSDQFADIMPNSKGYRKHVALLTSGTESQRVTKLPSEVENKRLPILVDDVGHTFISQRQERSSMLYRQDGMLNDNEVRNLVSNHCSNTKCVRPKKEAFFQGREDICSQDTHVHHGFSFNNSTKRAILHNNVQHHSDTVDKCKRINISDDRSSVHKVCQKMFNHHHQVPRRQISPESGELTYSDFTSSVTCKTTKNSMQKNRCRHSSTDEMKEGLANFKEKNTSEESSTRRFLLIDSRGLPYTVVVEEPRSISLRNSTGESPLTGVSKSSAPRKVYKCPVCFRIFEYLSYLQRHSIAHSQQKPHVCKVCGKAFKRTSHLTRHKYTHFGGKPCQCQICERRFRDIGELTRHQQSHTGEKRN encoded by the coding sequence ATGGATCCGGAGGTTTGGAAATGGCAGAAAAAAGGTTTCAAAATAATTAATAATCAAAAAGGTATATTTGTTTCAAAAATGCTTCAAGAAAACCATAGCAAACATATACCTACAGAAAGACTTCTTAAGAATCCGAGCAATATTTTTTTACGTGAAGAATCTGTTAAAGAAGAAGATGCTATTATAAATGTCAATGAAATAGCAAACTGTTATTTCAAATCCCCTGAACAAGGTGAAATGGTAAAATCTTGTGTCCGGCAAAGAAAAACAAGCATCTTTAAGTCCTCAGACCAATTCGCTGACATCATGCCCAATTCCAAGGGCTATAGGAAACATGTAGCACTTCTAACTTCTGGTACAGAGTCTCAGAGGGTAACAAAGTTGCCTTCTGAGGTAGAAAATAAAAGACTGCCTATTTTGGTTGATGATGTTGGCCATACGTTTATTTCACAAAGGCAAGAAAGAAGCTCAATGCTTTATAGACAAGATGGCATGCTTAATGACAATGAAGTAAGAAATCTAGTTTCAAATCATTGCAGCAATACTAAATGTGTAAGGCCAAAAAAAGAAGCTTTTTTCCAAGGTAGAGAAGATATTTGCTCTCAGGATACTCATGTTCATCATGGATTTTCATTTAATAACTCCACAAAGCGGGCTATATTACACAATAACGTTCAACATCATAGTGATACAGTGGACAAATGTAAAAGGATAAACATTAGTGATGATAGATCCTCAGTGCACAAAGTATGCCAGAAAATGTTCAATCATCATCACCAAGTACCACGAAGGCAAATTTCCCCTGAAAGTGGTGAACTAACTTACAGTGATTTTACCAGTTCTGTAACATGTAAGACTACAAAAAATAGCATGCAGAAAAATAGATGTAGACATTCATCAACTGATGAAATGAAAGAAGGCCTAGCAaatttcaaagaaaaaaacacaagtgaAGAAAGCTCTACACGGAGATTTTTGCTTATTGACAGTAGAGGGCTGCCATACACTGTGGTTGTAGAGGAACCTAGGTCTATAAGCTTGCGTAATTCAACAGGTGAGAGTCCACTCACTGGGGTCTCAAAGTCGTCAGCCCCAAGAAAAGTATATAAATGTCCAGTGTGTTTTAGAATATTTGAGTATCTTTCCTACCTTCAGAGGCACAGCATTGCTCATTCCCAACAAAAGCCTCATGTCTGCAAGGTCTGTGGTAAAGCCTTTAAAAGAACATCCCATCTCACACGTCATAAATACACTCACTTTGGTGGAAAACCTTGTCAATGTCAAATTTGTGAACGCAGATTTCGAGATATTGGTGAGCTTACACGTCATCAGCAAAGCCATACTGGAGAGAAAAGAAACTAA